A part of Larkinella insperata genomic DNA contains:
- a CDS encoding efflux RND transporter periplasmic adaptor subunit, with translation MKSQKSIRTVSLMISIFVLTVSFFLFTPELFSNKAAPVKKLTAAAVAPDDHRVAADVFVVKPETITDELQTTGTIAANQEVDLVSEVARKLTRIYAREGSYVTQGTLLFKLDDADLLAKKKKIALQEKLARLDEKRFRELLATEAVNQQEYDQIATNLNVLQAEMSIVDVDLAKTEIRAPFSGKLGLNKVDVGAYVTPSTVLTSLDDVSRVEVSFTVPEKYASAVRIGQTIQFTTENSSQPFRGRVVATEPKTDLNTRSLLIKATSENRSGKLVPGSSAKIAFILHTTTDGILIPTQALIPNPKGYSLFALKNGKAEQRELKTGSRTKGTVQILDGLSLGDTVLTTNLLRLEPGVAVRAANVN, from the coding sequence ATGAAATCTCAAAAATCGATTCGGACGGTCTCGCTGATGATCAGCATCTTCGTCCTGACGGTATCCTTCTTTCTGTTTACCCCCGAATTATTTTCCAACAAAGCCGCTCCCGTTAAAAAACTAACCGCAGCGGCCGTTGCGCCCGACGATCACCGCGTAGCTGCGGACGTATTTGTGGTGAAACCGGAAACCATTACCGACGAGCTGCAAACCACCGGCACCATCGCGGCCAATCAGGAGGTGGATCTGGTGAGTGAAGTCGCCCGCAAATTAACCCGGATTTACGCCCGCGAAGGAAGCTACGTGACGCAGGGAACGCTGCTGTTCAAACTGGACGATGCCGATTTGCTGGCGAAAAAGAAAAAAATCGCCCTGCAGGAGAAACTCGCCCGCCTGGACGAAAAACGGTTCCGCGAGCTGCTGGCGACCGAAGCCGTTAATCAGCAGGAGTACGATCAGATCGCGACCAATCTGAATGTGCTGCAGGCCGAAATGTCCATCGTGGACGTTGATCTGGCCAAAACGGAAATCCGTGCGCCTTTTTCCGGCAAACTGGGGTTGAATAAAGTAGACGTTGGCGCCTACGTAACCCCGTCGACGGTTTTAACGTCGCTGGATGATGTCAGCCGGGTGGAGGTTTCGTTTACGGTTCCCGAAAAATACGCTTCGGCCGTTCGGATTGGGCAAACGATCCAGTTTACCACTGAAAACAGCAGTCAGCCGTTCCGGGGCCGGGTTGTTGCAACCGAACCGAAAACCGACCTGAACACCCGGAGTTTGCTGATAAAAGCCACCAGCGAAAACCGCAGCGGCAAGCTGGTTCCCGGATCATCGGCAAAAATTGCGTTTATCCTGCACACAACCACCGACGGTATTCTGATTCCCACGCAGGCCCTGATTCCCAATCCCAAAGGGTATTCCTTGTTCGCCCTTAAAAACGGCAAAGCGGAGCAGCGGGAGTTGAAAACGGGCAGCCGCACCAAAGGCACCGTTCAGATTCTGGATGGGTTGTCGCTGGGCGATACGGTTTTGACCACCAACCTGCTGCGTCTGGAACCGGGTGTTGCCGTCAGAGCTGCCAATGTAAACTGA
- a CDS encoding DUF4395 domain-containing protein: MNTTSVSCPVDGVKVNENKVRTTAFFVWALMSTYLLTTVWVIPALLLADFALRAFNFGQWSPLGWLSGRFVKAFRLPVQMIDQGPKRFAAGIGLVFSTTILAFHLLGLNPLLLASIITLFAALEAFAGFCAGCHVYTLLQPILRKK, translated from the coding sequence ATGAATACAACCTCTGTCAGTTGCCCCGTCGATGGGGTTAAAGTCAACGAAAATAAGGTTCGCACGACTGCATTCTTTGTGTGGGCTCTGATGAGCACCTACTTACTGACGACCGTTTGGGTAATCCCGGCGTTATTACTTGCGGATTTTGCGCTGCGGGCCTTCAATTTCGGCCAATGGAGTCCGTTGGGCTGGCTCAGCGGGCGGTTTGTCAAAGCCTTTCGGTTACCGGTTCAGATGATTGATCAGGGACCAAAGCGGTTTGCCGCGGGCATCGGCCTGGTTTTCTCGACCACCATTCTGGCGTTTCACCTGCTGGGCCTGAATCCCCTGCTCCTGGCCAGTATCATCACCCTTTTCGCGGCCCTGGAAGCCTTTGCCGGTTTTTGCGCGGGCTGCCACGTTTACACGCTTCTTCAACCTATTCTTAGAAAAAAGTAA
- a CDS encoding gliding motility-associated C-terminal domain-containing protein, with protein MNMLLNRRAVGLSVRHCFKIALCSLLLGLLTTPDGYGKHIYGGEMNLQATARPNYSTLTLTLYLDQANASPSSYEQQIDLYIFQKSDHSLVTTARVHQTASQRVRYENQACADLRNLSVLAMNYSTELYLNPNTFSDPGGYYVVWDRCCRSADISNIQDPGGEGMVFYMEFPPVQRNGAAFPNSSPQFSFPNGDYICVGKPFQLNFGATDTDGDQLRYSLVTPLAGYTNSTGLFTVGDGSSHETYPEVSWLPGYSATTAIPGNPALKIDPQTGQLSVTARQAGLFIFAVLCEEYRNGVRIGAIRREFQMPVVDCGNNTPPPPVISYKNIETLDLSICEGATVTLATEADPRWSYQWQHNGANMAGATSATVTVSEPGDYVVVKSFASICGNDTTSKITRVQTLPPPAATITPDKEPKFCEGQSLALSIQPEKGTSYQWTENGTALPGATGSSITVNKAGLYGVRATSSLDCVNRDSLAVVVNPNPTATLTSSTTAICQDGEVRLNASAGSNFQYEWRMDNTALGTGTAATMQARLAGAYQVLVTDANGCQSLSAPLPLSIVPRPDMQFDTVAPVCASRTEPVLLAASPAGGVFSGAGVTGNQFIPSNAGAGLYTITYTYAGNSACPAAISRQIRVEPSVVINMPERITVLMGNSVPLKPTLNGQPVRFQWEPPETLSDATTQNPTATPPTSTTYKLTVTSSGDCRSEKSVLVDVLKRMFIADAFSPNNDGINDALEIRNTDQFPDCEVTIYNRWGEVVFFSKGYDKPWNGTYLNQKVQAGTYQYRIKTNQPILPEYRGSVLVTY; from the coding sequence ATGAATATGCTGTTGAATCGGCGCGCGGTTGGGCTTTCCGTGCGCCACTGCTTCAAGATCGCCCTGTGTAGTCTGTTGCTGGGCCTCCTGACCACCCCGGACGGGTATGGAAAACACATCTATGGCGGAGAAATGAACCTGCAGGCAACAGCCCGCCCGAACTACTCTACCCTTACGCTAACCCTTTATCTGGATCAGGCCAACGCTTCTCCCAGCAGCTACGAACAACAGATAGACCTCTACATTTTCCAGAAAAGCGATCATAGCCTCGTTACGACGGCCCGCGTTCATCAAACGGCTTCCCAGCGGGTTCGCTACGAAAACCAGGCCTGCGCCGACCTGCGGAACCTAAGCGTACTGGCGATGAACTACAGCACCGAACTTTATTTAAACCCCAACACGTTCAGCGACCCCGGCGGCTATTACGTGGTTTGGGATCGTTGTTGCCGGAGTGCCGATATTAGTAACATTCAGGACCCCGGGGGGGAGGGTATGGTTTTTTACATGGAATTTCCTCCGGTTCAGCGTAACGGTGCGGCTTTTCCCAATTCGAGCCCGCAGTTCAGCTTTCCTAACGGCGACTACATCTGTGTAGGAAAGCCCTTCCAATTGAATTTTGGAGCCACCGACACCGACGGTGATCAGCTCCGCTATTCGCTGGTGACACCATTGGCCGGGTACACGAACAGCACGGGTTTGTTTACCGTGGGTGACGGCAGTTCGCACGAAACCTATCCGGAAGTAAGCTGGCTACCGGGTTACAGCGCCACCACCGCTATTCCCGGCAATCCCGCCCTGAAAATTGACCCGCAAACCGGGCAACTGAGCGTAACGGCCAGACAGGCCGGACTCTTTATTTTCGCGGTCTTGTGCGAAGAATACCGCAACGGCGTCCGGATCGGGGCCATTCGGCGGGAATTTCAGATGCCGGTGGTCGATTGCGGCAACAACACCCCACCCCCGCCGGTGATCAGCTACAAAAACATTGAAACCCTCGATTTATCCATCTGCGAGGGCGCCACCGTCACCTTGGCCACCGAAGCCGATCCGCGCTGGTCATACCAGTGGCAACACAACGGGGCCAACATGGCGGGCGCAACCTCGGCCACCGTAACCGTCAGCGAACCGGGTGATTACGTGGTCGTCAAGAGTTTTGCTTCCATCTGCGGCAACGACACCACTTCAAAAATAACCCGGGTGCAGACGCTCCCGCCCCCCGCAGCCACCATTACTCCCGATAAAGAACCGAAGTTCTGCGAAGGCCAATCGCTGGCCCTATCAATCCAGCCCGAAAAAGGAACAAGCTATCAATGGACGGAAAACGGTACGGCCCTGCCCGGCGCAACCGGCTCGTCGATCACCGTCAACAAAGCCGGGTTATACGGCGTCCGGGCTACTTCATCGCTGGACTGCGTTAACCGCGACAGCCTGGCGGTGGTGGTCAATCCGAATCCGACCGCAACGCTGACCAGTTCCACGACGGCCATTTGCCAGGACGGTGAAGTCCGGCTGAATGCCTCTGCGGGTTCCAATTTTCAATACGAATGGCGAATGGACAACACTGCGCTGGGTACGGGTACAGCCGCAACGATGCAGGCCCGGCTGGCCGGTGCGTACCAGGTTCTGGTTACCGACGCCAATGGTTGCCAGTCGCTTTCGGCTCCCTTGCCGCTCAGCATCGTTCCGCGCCCGGACATGCAGTTCGACACCGTTGCCCCCGTCTGTGCCAGCCGAACCGAACCTGTGCTGCTCGCTGCCAGTCCGGCTGGCGGGGTATTTTCCGGCGCGGGTGTTACCGGCAATCAGTTTATTCCCTCAAATGCCGGGGCGGGGTTGTACACGATTACGTACACGTACGCCGGAAATTCAGCCTGCCCGGCCGCAATCAGTCGGCAGATCCGCGTGGAGCCTTCGGTTGTGATCAACATGCCGGAACGAATCACGGTGTTGATGGGCAATTCGGTTCCGCTCAAACCAACCCTCAACGGCCAACCGGTTCGCTTTCAGTGGGAGCCACCCGAAACCCTTTCTGACGCCACCACCCAGAACCCGACGGCTACCCCGCCGACATCAACCACCTACAAGCTGACGGTGACCTCTTCCGGCGACTGCCGGAGCGAAAAAAGTGTTCTGGTTGATGTGTTGAAGCGGATGTTTATTGCCGACGCATTTTCACCCAACAACGACGGCATCAATGACGCGCTGGAAATTCGCAATACTGATCAGTTTCCGGATTGCGAGGTAACCATTTACAACCGTTGGGGCGAAGTGGTTTTCTTCTCAAAAGGCTACGACAAACCGTGGAACGGCACCTACCTCAATCAGAAGGTGCAAGCAGGCACTTACCAGTATCGCATCAAAACCAACCAGCCCATACTGCCCGAATACCGGGGATCTGTCCTGGTCACGTATTGA
- a CDS encoding methionine aminotransferase: protein MTETGVGALPSKLPWVGTTIFTVMSKLATETGAINLSQGFPGFDCSPDLVALVEQYLKTRFNQYAPMTGVPALREALAQKTEQLYGVVYHPESEVTVTSGATEALFAAITAVIRPGDEVIVFEPAYDSYVPAIELNGGVPVFVTLTPPTYAIDWAAVRAKVTEKTRLIIVNTPHNPTGRVWTADDLEQLAALVNHRDIWIVSDEVYEHIRFDGRPHLSLATHPVLQERTFICGSFGKTFHITGWKIGYCLAPKELTTEFRKIHQYLTFSTVTPIQHALADYLKNPEPYEALPAFYERKRDLFLGSIRGSRFEFQPTEGSFFQTVSYQAITDESDYELAVRLTKEIGVASIPVSVFYRQKNDYKILRFCFAKDDETLLRAGERLSRL, encoded by the coding sequence ATGACGGAAACAGGAGTGGGGGCTTTACCCTCCAAACTGCCGTGGGTTGGAACAACCATCTTCACGGTTATGTCGAAATTGGCGACTGAAACGGGAGCCATCAACTTGTCGCAGGGATTTCCGGGATTTGACTGCTCACCGGACTTAGTGGCTCTAGTGGAGCAGTACCTGAAAACAAGATTTAACCAGTATGCTCCCATGACCGGCGTACCGGCCTTGCGGGAGGCCCTGGCGCAGAAAACCGAGCAGTTGTACGGCGTTGTATACCACCCGGAATCCGAAGTAACGGTTACATCCGGCGCCACAGAAGCCCTGTTTGCCGCCATTACGGCGGTGATCCGGCCCGGCGACGAAGTGATCGTATTTGAACCGGCGTACGACAGCTACGTCCCGGCCATCGAGCTAAACGGCGGTGTTCCGGTCTTTGTAACCCTCACCCCGCCTACCTACGCCATCGATTGGGCAGCCGTTCGGGCGAAGGTTACAGAGAAAACGCGGCTGATCATCGTCAATACGCCCCACAACCCGACGGGGCGCGTCTGGACGGCCGACGATCTGGAACAACTGGCCGCGCTGGTCAATCACCGCGACATCTGGATCGTGAGCGACGAAGTCTACGAGCACATCCGCTTCGACGGCCGCCCGCATCTGTCGCTGGCAACCCACCCGGTTTTGCAGGAACGCACGTTTATCTGCGGCTCCTTCGGCAAAACGTTCCACATTACAGGCTGGAAAATTGGTTACTGCCTGGCTCCGAAGGAGTTGACCACCGAGTTTCGGAAAATCCACCAATACCTGACGTTCAGCACCGTTACGCCCATTCAGCACGCGCTGGCCGATTACCTGAAAAATCCGGAGCCCTACGAAGCCCTGCCCGCTTTCTACGAACGCAAGCGAGACCTGTTTCTGGGGAGCATCCGCGGATCACGGTTTGAGTTTCAACCGACCGAGGGCAGCTTTTTCCAGACCGTTTCCTATCAGGCCATCACGGACGAATCCGATTATGAGCTGGCCGTTCGGTTGACCAAAGAGATCGGGGTTGCGTCCATTCCGGTTTCGGTGTTCTACCGCCAGAAAAACGATTACAAGATTCTGCGTTTCTGCTTTGCCAAAGACGACGAAACCCTGCTGCGGGCCGGTGAGCGGCTCAGTCGATTGTAA
- a CDS encoding sterol desaturase family protein has product MEITELNWMALAVPFFLFFMGLEYLVSKWQKKDYFRFNNSVANINVGIAERLLDTFTVGAFYFVYDYLHRHYALFDLKPGILSWVALFLATDLVWYWYHRLAHEINLFWSAHVVHHQSEDFNYTVSARITVFQAIIRTGFWTVLPLIGFPAEMITTLLLLHGLYPFFIHTRTIGKLGWLEYVFVTPSHHRVHHASNPEYLDKNYGDVLIIWDKLFGTFVEEKEDAQELVYGLTKPLESHSFLWQQFHFMMELAETVRRTPGFGPKLKVLFGRPDDIDPTVRDQLEKRFLSRSSVRSGNRRFQGYVLGQLIGILAILFVFLLFEKQVTLYHQVLISLFILITLVNCGALLEQRQWVFYLEISRVSLLVLAALPYLHDPLYVRLFFLGFLLVWAYFSSLQKQYLRLVYGLAVPINK; this is encoded by the coding sequence ATGGAAATTACGGAGCTGAACTGGATGGCCCTGGCCGTTCCCTTCTTTCTGTTTTTTATGGGACTGGAATACCTCGTTTCCAAATGGCAGAAAAAAGATTACTTTCGATTCAATAATTCGGTTGCCAACATCAACGTCGGGATTGCCGAACGGCTGCTCGACACCTTCACGGTCGGCGCGTTTTATTTTGTTTACGATTACCTCCACCGGCACTACGCGCTGTTTGACCTGAAACCGGGCATTCTGAGCTGGGTCGCTCTCTTTCTGGCAACCGACCTGGTTTGGTACTGGTATCACCGGCTGGCGCACGAAATCAACCTGTTCTGGAGCGCCCACGTCGTTCACCACCAGAGCGAAGATTTCAACTATACGGTTTCGGCCCGGATCACGGTTTTTCAGGCCATCATCCGGACCGGCTTCTGGACGGTTCTGCCCCTGATCGGCTTTCCGGCGGAGATGATTACTACGCTGTTGCTGCTACACGGTTTGTACCCGTTCTTTATCCATACCCGCACCATCGGCAAACTGGGTTGGCTGGAATACGTTTTTGTAACGCCCTCCCACCACCGCGTTCACCACGCCAGCAATCCGGAGTACCTGGATAAAAACTACGGCGATGTGCTGATCATCTGGGACAAGCTGTTTGGCACGTTTGTCGAAGAAAAGGAAGACGCCCAGGAGTTGGTTTACGGCCTGACCAAACCGCTCGAAAGCCACAGTTTTTTGTGGCAGCAGTTCCATTTCATGATGGAGCTGGCCGAAACCGTTCGCCGGACGCCGGGCTTCGGGCCGAAGCTGAAAGTCCTGTTTGGCCGTCCGGACGACATCGACCCGACGGTGCGGGATCAGCTGGAAAAACGGTTTCTGTCGCGCTCGTCCGTCCGCAGCGGCAACCGACGGTTTCAAGGCTACGTCTTGGGCCAACTGATTGGCATCCTGGCTATCCTGTTTGTTTTTCTGCTCTTTGAGAAACAGGTCACCCTGTACCACCAGGTCTTGATTTCCCTGTTTATTCTGATTACCCTGGTCAACTGTGGAGCGTTGCTCGAGCAGCGCCAATGGGTTTTTTACTTGGAAATCAGTCGCGTTTCGCTGCTGGTCCTGGCTGCGTTGCCGTATCTGCACGATCCACTGTACGTACGACTGTTCTTCCTCGGATTTTTACTGGTCTGGGCATATTTTTCCAGCCTTCAGAAACAGTATTTGCGGCTGGTGTATGGCCTGGCTGTTCCAATCAACAAGTAA
- a CDS encoding efflux RND transporter permease subunit, translating into MSLSGISIQRPVLAGVLSVLIILFGIVGFSYLGVREYPVTDSPIVTVTTTYPGASPDVIAYQITKPLEESIGEANGIRTISSVSREAASVITVEFNLDADLEAAANDVRDKVTKARRLLPGDVDPPIVEKANAGDIVIFMAVESKTRNILEVSNIASTVIKERMQTIPGVKRVGIAGEKKYAMRLRIDPAKLAAYQLTPADIEQALRKENVDLPSGRVEGDQNELTVRTLGRLTQEQDFNNMIIRQEGSTIIRFKDIGYAELGAENERTAILNSLKGNSPTIGVFVEPQRGANAVAIADEFYRRLKELRREIPSDYELTIGKDFTEPIRASISEVEETLFVAFGLVILILFIFLRDWRSTIIPVVAIPVSIISAFFIMYVAGYSINILTLLALVLAIGLVVDDAIVVLENIYAKVEEGMSPLQAAFKGSSEIYFAVISTTITLAAVFLPILFLPGITGKLFQEFAIVVAGSVLVSAFVALTLSPMMSAYLLKHQEKPNWLYRKTEPYFVSLNRAYEKSLSWFLRYRWTAFVALAATFGLIYIIGRQLPSELAPLEDRSQISLAVLAPEGSSYEYTEKYMNEISRFAADSTPGLFQTYSILALTFGPPAPVNVAVQNTFLKKADERTTSQADVFEIYSRNAQQFRGVMVFPVQPPTIGSRFGQAQPVQYVLQAPNLATLTDALPKFMAEARKSDVLRFVDSDLKVNKPELVLKIDRDKAAELGISVAEIARSLQLALSGQRYGYFIFNDRQYEVIGQLQRQERDTPYDLKALFVRTRTGDMVSLDNLVSFRESISPAAIYRYDQAISATVSGGLAPGKTIGDGVAEMNRIAKKVLPPSIKTSLAGESRDFSESSSSLLFAFIFALVLIYLILAAQFESLIDPFIILLTVPMAMTGALLSLWIFGQTLNIFSQIGIITLIGLITKNGILIVEFANQSKEHGLSTLEAAKVAAASRFRPILMTSLAMIFGAIPIALTENSRNSLGTVIVGGLLFAGLLTLYIIPAVYSYFSRVPKPKPEEVPELV; encoded by the coding sequence ATGAGTTTATCAGGAATTAGTATTCAGCGGCCCGTGCTGGCCGGTGTACTCTCCGTATTGATTATTTTGTTCGGAATCGTCGGGTTTTCGTACCTGGGAGTCCGGGAATACCCAGTAACGGATTCGCCCATTGTAACCGTCACCACCACCTATCCGGGGGCCAGCCCCGACGTTATTGCCTACCAGATCACGAAACCGCTGGAAGAATCCATCGGGGAAGCCAACGGGATTCGAACCATTTCGTCGGTTTCGCGCGAAGCCGCCAGCGTGATCACCGTCGAATTTAACCTCGATGCCGACTTGGAAGCGGCCGCCAACGACGTACGTGACAAAGTAACCAAAGCCCGGCGGTTGTTGCCCGGCGACGTCGATCCGCCCATCGTCGAAAAGGCCAACGCGGGTGATATCGTGATTTTTATGGCCGTTGAAAGCAAAACCCGCAATATCCTGGAGGTAAGCAACATCGCTTCAACGGTTATCAAGGAGCGGATGCAGACCATTCCGGGTGTGAAACGGGTGGGGATTGCCGGGGAGAAAAAATACGCCATGCGGCTGCGGATCGATCCGGCCAAGCTGGCGGCCTACCAGCTCACCCCTGCGGACATCGAACAGGCGCTGCGCAAGGAAAACGTGGATTTGCCGTCGGGCCGGGTGGAAGGGGATCAGAACGAACTAACGGTCAGGACGCTGGGGCGGCTGACGCAGGAGCAGGATTTCAATAACATGATCATCCGCCAGGAGGGCAGCACCATCATCCGGTTTAAAGACATTGGCTACGCGGAATTGGGAGCTGAAAACGAACGGACGGCCATTCTCAACAGCCTGAAAGGCAATTCACCCACCATCGGGGTGTTTGTTGAGCCGCAGCGGGGGGCCAATGCCGTCGCAATTGCCGACGAGTTTTACCGGCGTCTGAAAGAATTGCGCCGGGAAATACCGTCGGATTACGAACTGACCATCGGGAAAGACTTTACGGAACCCATCCGGGCGTCTATTTCCGAAGTCGAAGAAACGCTGTTTGTCGCCTTCGGACTCGTTATTCTGATCCTGTTCATCTTCCTGCGCGATTGGCGCTCGACCATCATTCCGGTCGTTGCCATTCCGGTTTCCATCATTTCAGCCTTCTTCATCATGTACGTGGCCGGTTATTCCATCAACATTCTGACCCTGCTGGCGCTCGTACTGGCCATCGGGCTGGTGGTGGATGACGCCATCGTGGTGCTGGAAAACATCTACGCCAAAGTCGAAGAAGGCATGAGCCCGCTGCAGGCGGCTTTCAAAGGTTCATCAGAAATCTATTTTGCCGTCATTTCGACCACCATTACGCTGGCGGCCGTTTTTCTGCCAATCCTTTTTTTACCGGGCATTACTGGCAAACTCTTTCAGGAATTCGCCATTGTCGTGGCGGGTTCGGTGCTGGTGTCGGCTTTCGTGGCGCTCACGCTGTCGCCGATGATGAGTGCGTACCTGCTGAAACACCAGGAAAAACCGAATTGGCTGTACCGCAAAACCGAGCCGTATTTTGTGTCCTTAAACCGGGCGTACGAAAAATCGCTGAGCTGGTTTTTACGGTACCGCTGGACGGCTTTTGTGGCGCTGGCGGCTACCTTCGGCCTGATTTATATCATTGGTCGGCAGTTACCGTCTGAGCTGGCTCCGCTGGAAGACCGTTCGCAGATCAGTCTGGCGGTGCTGGCGCCCGAGGGGTCTTCGTATGAGTACACGGAAAAATACATGAACGAAATTTCCCGGTTTGCGGCCGACTCCACGCCGGGTTTGTTTCAGACGTATTCGATTCTGGCGCTCACGTTCGGGCCACCCGCACCGGTTAACGTTGCCGTTCAGAACACATTCCTGAAAAAAGCCGATGAGCGGACCACCTCGCAGGCGGATGTATTTGAAATTTATTCCCGGAACGCCCAGCAGTTTCGGGGGGTGATGGTCTTCCCGGTGCAGCCGCCCACCATCGGTAGCCGGTTTGGTCAGGCGCAACCCGTGCAGTACGTTCTACAGGCCCCGAATCTGGCAACGTTGACCGATGCGCTGCCCAAGTTTATGGCCGAAGCCCGCAAGAGCGATGTCCTGCGTTTTGTGGATTCGGACCTGAAAGTCAACAAGCCCGAACTGGTGCTCAAAATTGACCGGGACAAAGCCGCCGAGTTGGGAATTTCGGTGGCCGAAATTGCCCGCAGCCTGCAACTCGCGTTGAGCGGACAACGCTACGGGTATTTTATCTTCAACGACCGGCAGTACGAAGTGATTGGTCAATTGCAACGGCAGGAACGCGACACGCCCTACGACCTGAAGGCCTTGTTTGTCCGCACCCGCACCGGGGATATGGTATCACTCGACAACCTGGTTTCGTTCCGGGAAAGCATCAGCCCGGCGGCCATCTACCGCTACGACCAGGCCATTTCGGCAACGGTTTCGGGCGGGTTGGCACCGGGGAAAACCATCGGTGACGGGGTGGCCGAGATGAACCGGATTGCCAAGAAAGTGCTTCCGCCGAGCATCAAAACCTCACTGGCCGGCGAATCGCGCGATTTTTCGGAAAGCTCGTCGAGCCTGCTGTTCGCGTTTATTTTCGCCCTGGTGCTGATCTACCTGATTCTGGCGGCCCAGTTCGAGAGCCTGATCGACCCGTTCATTATTCTGCTGACCGTACCGATGGCCATGACGGGCGCCCTGCTGAGCCTCTGGATTTTCGGGCAGACGCTGAACATTTTCAGCCAGATCGGCATCATCACCCTCATTGGATTGATCACCAAAAACGGTATTCTGATCGTGGAATTTGCCAACCAGAGCAAAGAACACGGTCTGAGTACGCTGGAAGCCGCTAAAGTGGCCGCAGCTTCCCGGTTTCGCCCGATTCTGATGACCAGCCTCGCCATGATTTTCGGAGCCATTCCGATTGCACTGACGGAAAACAGCCGCAATTCGCTGGGCACCGTAATCGTCGGCGGTTTGCTGTTTGCCGGTCTGCTGACGCTCTACATCATTCCGGCGGTGTATTCGTACTTCTCCCGCGTTCCCAAACCGAAGCCGGAAGAAGTGCCGGAACTTGTTTAA
- a CDS encoding TolC family protein: MKPHYISFISLIFSLVNSLPAPAQPRPLTMQSAVRLALEKNRDLQVATLETAKATEKIREARSYALPTVSASAQYLYFPLKQVSFLPGSFVGLGENDLATFRVGGSNAFLGGVAVSQPLFQAGIGSGIRAAQLLENASAEERNEVRASVVTEVKKAYLDVLITQAQLRLQQQSLVRNEQAMKDARSLLAQGRASRVDTLRAFVSVENLRPEIIRLTNQVEITKTVLKRTMGLDEREIVDLQDSLHYDSGAFVAPGADAFLDAVQARPEVHRLELTEKLNREQIALQTAERAPKLSAIGLLQAQAQANHLRLDHYNWPLSSYIGLQLNVPIFSGFRTVSRIQQAVISRQQSETQLLNLKEVVRAQVKISLSNVEESRLRIATQQQTVTVAELGYRITRDRWKQGIASRLDLSDAELSLTQAKSNYLQAIYDYLTATVELDKVLGHTAF; the protein is encoded by the coding sequence ATGAAACCGCATTATATTTCATTTATTTCCCTGATTTTTAGCTTGGTTAATAGCCTGCCAGCCCCGGCGCAGCCTCGACCGCTGACCATGCAGAGCGCCGTCCGGCTGGCCCTGGAGAAAAACCGTGATCTTCAGGTGGCGACGCTGGAAACGGCCAAGGCGACCGAGAAAATTCGCGAAGCCCGCAGCTATGCCCTGCCTACGGTATCAGCTTCGGCCCAGTATCTGTATTTTCCGCTGAAACAAGTTTCGTTCTTGCCGGGCAGCTTTGTTGGCCTGGGCGAGAATGACCTGGCAACGTTCCGGGTGGGTGGTTCCAACGCTTTCCTGGGCGGAGTGGCGGTGTCGCAGCCGTTGTTTCAGGCAGGCATCGGCTCGGGAATTCGGGCCGCGCAGCTTCTTGAAAACGCGTCGGCGGAGGAACGCAACGAAGTTCGGGCCAGTGTCGTGACGGAGGTCAAGAAAGCATACCTGGATGTGCTCATTACGCAGGCGCAACTTCGGCTTCAGCAGCAAAGTCTGGTGCGGAACGAGCAGGCTATGAAAGACGCCCGTTCGCTGCTGGCCCAGGGCCGGGCTTCGCGGGTTGACACGCTGCGGGCGTTTGTTTCGGTTGAAAACCTGCGCCCGGAAATCATTCGCCTGACCAACCAGGTTGAAATCACCAAGACGGTTTTAAAACGGACGATGGGTCTGGACGAACGCGAAATCGTGGACCTTCAGGATTCGTTGCATTACGATTCCGGCGCGTTTGTGGCGCCCGGAGCCGATGCTTTTCTGGATGCCGTTCAGGCCCGGCCGGAGGTGCATCGGCTGGAGTTGACGGAAAAGCTAAATCGGGAACAAATTGCCCTGCAAACCGCCGAACGCGCTCCTAAATTGTCGGCCATCGGCTTGCTGCAAGCACAGGCACAGGCCAACCACTTACGCCTGGATCATTACAACTGGCCGCTCAGTTCGTACATCGGTTTGCAGCTAAATGTTCCGATTTTTAGCGGTTTTCGGACGGTTTCCCGGATTCAGCAGGCCGTTATATCCCGCCAGCAGAGCGAAACCCAACTGCTCAACCTGAAGGAAGTAGTACGCGCTCAGGTCAAGATCAGCCTTTCCAATGTGGAAGAGTCCCGGCTGCGCATCGCCACCCAACAACAAACCGTTACTGTTGCCGAATTGGGGTACCGCATCACCCGCGACCGCTGGAAACAGGGCATCGCTTCGCGGCTGGACCTCTCGGACGCGGAACTCTCGCTCACGCAGGCCAAATCCAACTACCTGCAGGCGATTTACGACTACCTGACGGCAACGGTTGAACTGGATAAGGTGTTGGGCCACACGGCCTTTTAA